From Variimorphobacter saccharofermentans, one genomic window encodes:
- the rfbH gene encoding lipopolysaccharide biosynthesis protein RfbH — protein sequence MSKWNTEKEAREYIKKLVADYYHDFKEPTESKLGFKPGDRISYASRVYDEKEMQSLTDAMLDFWLTTGRFSEEFEKRFAEWIGVKYVHLVNSGSSANLIAFTILTAPELGERQIKRGDEVITVACSFPTTVTPMLQYGAVPVFVDVTVPQYNIDVTKLEDALSEKTKAVMIAHTLGNPFDLKVVKEFCDKNNLWLIEDNCDALGTQYTIDNETKYTGAWGDIGTSSFYPPHHMTMGEGGCVYTNNPKLHKLILSYRDWGRDCICPSGHDNFCGHRYDGQFGELPQGYDHKYVYSHFGYNLKVTDLQAAVGVEQLKKFPSFIERRRYNWDKLYNALKSISDKIILPEPTDNSKPSWFGFLISVKPETGIMRNDVTKYIEDHNIQTRLLFSGNLIKHPCFDPIRGTDAYRVVGDLEYTEFIMNNTFWVGVYPGMTDAMIDYMAKIIIEAIEAANN from the coding sequence ATGAGTAAGTGGAATACAGAAAAAGAAGCAAGGGAGTATATTAAAAAACTAGTTGCAGATTATTATCATGATTTTAAAGAACCTACAGAAAGTAAGTTGGGATTTAAACCAGGAGATCGTATTAGTTATGCATCTCGAGTATACGATGAGAAGGAAATGCAAAGTCTAACTGATGCAATGTTGGACTTTTGGCTTACAACTGGAAGATTCTCTGAGGAGTTTGAAAAGAGGTTTGCTGAATGGATTGGAGTAAAGTATGTACATTTAGTTAATAGTGGTTCCTCAGCTAATTTAATTGCATTCACCATATTAACAGCACCTGAGTTAGGCGAACGTCAGATTAAGCGTGGCGATGAGGTTATCACAGTAGCATGTAGTTTCCCTACAACTGTAACACCTATGCTACAGTATGGTGCCGTTCCAGTGTTTGTTGATGTAACTGTACCTCAGTATAACATTGATGTTACAAAACTTGAGGACGCGCTTTCTGAGAAAACTAAAGCCGTGATGATTGCTCATACACTTGGTAATCCTTTTGATTTGAAGGTAGTTAAGGAATTCTGTGATAAGAACAATTTATGGCTTATTGAAGATAACTGTGATGCTCTAGGGACTCAGTATACTATTGATAACGAGACGAAATACACCGGTGCTTGGGGAGATATTGGAACTTCTTCATTTTATCCTCCGCACCATATGACGATGGGCGAGGGTGGTTGCGTTTATACCAACAATCCGAAATTGCATAAGCTCATTCTATCATATAGAGACTGGGGACGTGATTGTATATGCCCATCTGGTCATGATAATTTCTGTGGACATCGATATGATGGACAATTCGGAGAACTTCCTCAAGGCTATGATCATAAGTATGTATACAGCCACTTTGGATATAATCTTAAAGTCACTGACTTACAAGCAGCTGTTGGTGTAGAACAACTTAAAAAGTTCCCTTCTTTTATTGAGAGAAGAAGGTATAACTGGGATAAGTTATACAATGCTTTGAAGTCTATTTCTGATAAAATTATTTTACCTGAGCCAACAGATAACAGTAAGCCCTCTTGGTTTGGTTTCCTGATTTCGGTAAAACCCGAAACAGGGATCATGAGAAATGATGTAACTAAATATATTGAGGATCATAATATTCAAACACGTTTACTTTTTAGTGGAAATCTTATTAAACATCCCTGTTTTGACCCAATTCGTGGTACTGATGCTTACAGAGTGGTTGGTGATTTGGAATACACAGAGTTTATTATGAATAACACATTTTGGGTAGGAGTATATCCTGGTATGACAGATGCAATGATTGATTATATGGCAAAGATCATTATTGAAGCGATTGAAGCAGCAAACAATTAG
- a CDS encoding beta/alpha barrel domain-containing protein: MNRIKILDCTLRDGGFALEDADKNGAETKTFQRGDRDKIANYIVESNVEIVELGAIEVSDCDKKGFAIYQNMEEISSIIPHKRRNNQLFAGFYRGPDIDTSSIPSWDESKLDITRICLRYSELKKSLEFSKDLSKKGYKVFLQPMVTVRYSDAELQMVLNAANEMDAYAVYFVDSYGYMTPEDVIKYFTWFNETLKPSIHIGFHAHNNMEMALLNVITLLNIDTDRKIIIDSCATGMGQGTGNLQSEVILNYMNANYNCNYNVDKMYQACEIVDEFNINRLWGYSIPRYIAANNKTAYKYAIELQDKYQMSYSEIDQILSNIPDDLRFRYTVENTKELLRRLGKL; the protein is encoded by the coding sequence ATGAATCGAATAAAGATTTTAGATTGCACTTTGAGAGATGGTGGCTTTGCATTAGAAGATGCAGACAAAAATGGAGCAGAAACCAAAACGTTCCAGAGAGGTGATAGAGATAAAATTGCAAATTACATTGTTGAATCTAATGTTGAAATTGTTGAATTAGGTGCTATTGAAGTGTCTGATTGCGATAAAAAGGGATTTGCAATATATCAAAACATGGAAGAAATATCATCTATAATACCACATAAAAGAAGAAATAATCAATTATTTGCTGGATTTTATAGAGGACCAGATATAGATACATCTTCTATTCCTTCTTGGGACGAATCAAAACTTGATATTACAAGAATATGCTTAAGATATTCTGAGTTAAAAAAATCATTAGAGTTTTCAAAGGATTTGTCTAAAAAGGGTTATAAAGTTTTTTTACAGCCTATGGTAACAGTAAGATATTCAGATGCAGAGCTACAAATGGTCTTAAATGCGGCAAACGAGATGGATGCATATGCTGTTTATTTTGTTGATAGTTATGGTTATATGACACCAGAGGATGTGATTAAGTATTTTACTTGGTTTAATGAAACATTAAAACCTAGTATACATATAGGTTTTCATGCACACAATAATATGGAGATGGCATTATTAAATGTAATTACATTACTTAATATTGATACTGATAGGAAGATTATAATTGATTCATGTGCAACAGGGATGGGTCAAGGCACAGGTAATTTGCAATCCGAAGTGATTCTAAATTATATGAATGCAAATTATAATTGCAATTATAATGTTGATAAAATGTATCAAGCATGTGAAATAGTAGATGAATTTAATATTAATAGATTATGGGGTTATTCAATACCACGATATATTGCTGCAAATAATAAAACAGCATACAAATATGCGATAGAATTACAAGATAAATATCAAATGTCTTATTCAGAAATTGACCAGATTCTATCTAACATACCTGATGATTTAAGATTTAGATATACTGTAGAAAACACTAAAGAACTTTTGAGAAGACTGGGGAAATTATAA
- the rfbF gene encoding glucose-1-phosphate cytidylyltransferase: MKVVILAGGFGTRISEESQFKPKPMIEIGGKPILWHIMKEYAHYGFDDFIICAGYKQYVIKEWFADYYLHNSDMTFDFRNGQNEMIVHESHMDAWRVTVVDTGLNTMTGGRIKRIQKYVGDEPFMMTYGDGVCDVDISKLLEFHKSHGKIATLTAVLQEQQKGVLDIGGDNAVKSFREKNMSDCAPINAGYMVLQPEIFNYIEGDQTVFEKEPLMSLVEKGELMSYMHKGFWQCMDNAREKEMLEKMLESDKAPWKKWEN, translated from the coding sequence ATGAAGGTAGTCATCTTAGCAGGTGGATTTGGGACAAGAATTTCTGAGGAATCACAATTTAAACCAAAGCCTATGATTGAAATTGGAGGAAAACCGATACTGTGGCATATAATGAAAGAATATGCTCATTATGGATTTGATGATTTTATTATTTGTGCTGGATATAAGCAGTACGTAATAAAAGAATGGTTTGCCGATTATTATTTACATAATAGTGATATGACATTTGATTTTAGAAATGGTCAGAATGAAATGATAGTACATGAATCTCATATGGATGCCTGGAGAGTTACTGTTGTAGATACTGGATTAAATACGATGACAGGTGGTAGAATAAAGAGAATACAGAAGTATGTTGGTGATGAACCGTTTATGATGACATACGGAGATGGTGTTTGTGATGTAGATATATCGAAGCTTTTAGAATTTCATAAATCGCATGGGAAAATAGCCACTTTGACAGCAGTATTACAGGAACAGCAAAAAGGTGTGTTAGATATCGGCGGAGATAATGCTGTAAAATCATTCAGAGAAAAAAATATGTCAGATTGTGCTCCCATAAATGCGGGTTATATGGTGTTGCAACCAGAAATATTTAATTATATTGAAGGTGATCAGACAGTGTTTGAAAAAGAACCATTAATGTCGCTTGTGGAAAAGGGCGAATTAATGTCATATATGCATAAGGGATTTTGGCAGTGCATGGACAATGCGAGAGAAAAAGAAATGCTGGAGAAAATGCTTGAATCAGATAAGGCACCATGGAAGAAATGGGAGAACTAG
- a CDS encoding NAD-dependent epimerase/dehydratase family protein, with the protein MGNAFEGLRVLVTGATGLIGSYLVRRLLSEGAIVIATGRKEEKLKYVFKEFVENSKLILYAFNISYGIPDDLGELDYVFHAASPISGDEIKDKPVNTIEANIFGTRNCLEYIKKQGETCGKKGKVVIFSSATVYGTSLKNIGHDLIVNEENTDNAEVLSGLSTPYSESKRMVEVMAYAYYRQYGVDVVVSRISYVYGYIRNYPKTAFYEFINNYINNKDIVINNGGMARRDNIFVEDVINGLLLIAKNGISGEAYNISSNGEKNNYLAIDEIAEVIIEQGKLIRHNNSKVIKKQPNLIRLPGIQISNEKIKSLGWEVNTDIYDGIKNIIMAFYKEKDIDE; encoded by the coding sequence ATGGGAAATGCATTTGAAGGCTTAAGAGTACTTGTAACAGGAGCCACAGGACTTATAGGAAGCTATTTAGTTAGAAGACTCCTTAGTGAGGGGGCTATAGTAATTGCCACTGGCAGAAAAGAAGAAAAGCTTAAATATGTATTTAAGGAATTTGTTGAGAATTCAAAATTAATATTGTATGCATTCAATATATCCTATGGAATACCGGATGATCTTGGAGAATTGGATTATGTTTTTCATGCAGCTAGTCCGATATCAGGGGATGAAATAAAAGATAAACCGGTAAATACAATAGAAGCAAATATATTTGGTACTCGTAATTGTCTTGAATATATAAAAAAACAAGGAGAAACTTGCGGAAAAAAAGGGAAAGTAGTGATATTTTCTTCTGCAACTGTATATGGAACATCATTAAAAAACATTGGACATGATTTAATAGTAAATGAAGAAAATACTGATAATGCGGAAGTTTTAAGCGGTTTAAGCACACCATACTCAGAATCAAAACGAATGGTAGAGGTTATGGCATATGCTTATTATAGGCAATATGGGGTAGATGTAGTTGTGTCTCGAATAAGTTATGTATATGGATATATAAGAAATTATCCCAAAACTGCTTTTTATGAGTTTATTAATAACTATATAAATAATAAAGATATAGTTATTAATAATGGAGGAATGGCAAGAAGGGACAATATATTTGTTGAAGATGTCATTAATGGTTTGTTACTTATCGCCAAGAATGGGATTAGTGGAGAAGCTTATAATATATCTTCAAATGGAGAAAAAAATAATTATTTGGCAATAGATGAGATTGCAGAAGTGATAATTGAACAAGGTAAGCTGATTAGACATAACAATTCTAAAGTTATAAAAAAACAGCCGAACTTAATACGTTTACCAGGAATACAGATATCAAATGAAAAGATAAAAAGCCTGGGATGGGAAGTAAATACTGATATATATGATGGTATAAAAAATATAATTATGGCATTTTATAAGGAGAAAGATATCGATGAGTAA
- a CDS encoding glycosyltransferase family 2 protein, whose translation MPGKKKVSIVIPSYNEEDNIRPITEAVKNEIENNLSEYDYEIIIIDNNSQDNTRAIIRSLCAEDKKVRAILNEKNFGPDNSPYYGLMQASGDCAILFCADFQDPLEMIHKMVREWENGYTVVTAVKTESQENKLVRFFRTIYYRLIKRISSIDIIEHFTGFGCYDKKFLDIMRSLDDPVPFLRGVVAEFAGNRKTIEYEQQKRRAGKSHIGFFTLYDMAMRSFTSYTKVGLRMCTFFGFGTAAVSLIIALVYLIIKLIMWDEFEFGIPVILVGMFFIGAVQLIFLGFIGEYILTMNQRSMKRPLVIEHERINFDVDDNND comes from the coding sequence ATGCCAGGAAAGAAGAAGGTTAGTATTGTTATTCCTTCTTATAATGAAGAGGATAACATTAGACCAATAACTGAGGCTGTTAAAAATGAAATTGAGAATAATTTATCTGAATATGATTATGAAATAATAATTATCGATAATAACTCTCAGGACAATACAAGAGCTATTATACGTTCTCTTTGTGCTGAAGATAAGAAAGTTAGGGCGATTCTTAATGAAAAAAATTTTGGCCCAGATAATTCGCCATATTATGGATTAATGCAAGCTTCTGGGGACTGTGCTATTCTATTTTGTGCAGATTTTCAAGATCCACTTGAAATGATTCATAAAATGGTAAGAGAATGGGAAAATGGTTACACTGTTGTTACAGCAGTGAAAACGGAAAGTCAGGAAAATAAGCTGGTTAGATTTTTTAGAACCATATATTATAGACTTATTAAAAGAATATCTAGTATAGATATTATAGAACACTTTACCGGATTCGGCTGCTATGATAAGAAATTTCTGGATATTATGAGAAGTTTAGATGATCCTGTTCCTTTTTTACGCGGAGTGGTAGCAGAATTTGCAGGTAATAGAAAAACCATAGAATATGAACAGCAAAAACGCAGAGCTGGAAAGAGTCATATAGGATTTTTTACTTTATACGATATGGCTATGAGAAGTTTTACATCATATACAAAGGTTGGTCTAAGAATGTGTACCTTCTTTGGTTTTGGAACGGCTGCTGTAAGTCTTATTATCGCGCTAGTGTATTTAATTATAAAGTTAATAATGTGGGACGAATTTGAGTTTGGTATTCCAGTTATATTAGTTGGAATGTTTTTTATAGGAGCGGTACAACTTATTTTTCTAGGATTTATTGGAGAATATATTTTAACGATGAATCAAAGAAGTATGAAAAGACCTCTTGTGATAGAGCATGAGCGTATAAATTTTGATGTTGACGATAATAACGATTAA